A single window of Symbiobacterium terraclitae DNA harbors:
- the resB gene encoding cytochrome c biogenesis protein ResB: protein MEDQGVKPTVDEQVVKPAEVGQAARPGKDLLDRTWDFFASVRVATVLLFLIAVASVGGTLIQQEGTFSSPLPPEEYYPQRYGPVLGLLLLRTGMTHAYTSWWYLTLLFMIGASLVICSLERFVPLWRAVQRPNPAPDTGFVRRLKQQFTVPAAAGDSPFAQLAAALKARRYLVIEKDGRLYADKGRWGRWGPYITHIGLILILIGAGMRALPGAYMEQFIWIKDGEVVKVPGTDFYVESLGFEAEFYETGQPKAYRTHARVIDADGNVVKTHTISLNEPLAYDWVELYQSSYYTDPGWAEVAVLDRVTSEEVGRITINLTQPERQYTVGDYRMTVTAYYPDFGLDADGKPTTRSSRVTNPGMVLEIAPPAGEPFTTWFFPLYPAMEFDATTPVKFNTLSIDPISTSGLQVKKDLGIPVIYLGLIVITLGVFATFYIAHRRYWAFVEDGLVVVGGWTNRNHGSFERETRQIAHLLDPERYAIGDEMEGEER, encoded by the coding sequence TTGGAAGATCAGGGCGTCAAGCCGACCGTGGACGAGCAGGTCGTCAAGCCGGCGGAGGTCGGGCAGGCCGCCAGGCCGGGCAAGGACCTGCTGGACCGGACCTGGGATTTCTTCGCCTCGGTGCGCGTGGCCACGGTTCTGCTCTTTCTCATCGCAGTGGCTTCCGTTGGCGGTACCCTGATTCAGCAGGAGGGGACGTTCTCCTCACCGCTGCCCCCCGAGGAGTACTACCCGCAGCGCTACGGCCCGGTGCTGGGCCTGCTCCTGCTCCGCACGGGCATGACGCACGCGTACACGTCGTGGTGGTATCTGACGCTGCTCTTCATGATCGGCGCCTCGCTGGTCATCTGCTCGCTGGAGCGTTTCGTCCCCCTGTGGCGGGCGGTGCAGCGTCCCAACCCGGCCCCTGACACGGGCTTTGTGCGGCGGCTGAAGCAGCAGTTCACCGTTCCGGCCGCAGCAGGCGACTCGCCTTTCGCGCAGCTGGCCGCGGCGCTGAAGGCGCGCCGTTACCTGGTGATCGAGAAGGACGGAAGGCTCTACGCGGACAAGGGCCGCTGGGGCCGCTGGGGCCCCTACATCACCCACATCGGACTGATCCTCATCCTGATCGGGGCGGGCATGCGCGCCCTTCCCGGCGCCTACATGGAGCAGTTCATCTGGATCAAGGACGGCGAGGTCGTCAAGGTGCCCGGCACCGACTTCTACGTGGAGAGCCTCGGCTTCGAGGCGGAGTTCTACGAGACCGGCCAGCCCAAGGCCTACCGGACCCACGCCCGGGTGATCGACGCCGACGGCAACGTGGTCAAGACCCACACGATTTCGCTGAACGAGCCGCTGGCGTACGACTGGGTAGAGCTGTACCAGTCCTCGTACTACACCGACCCCGGCTGGGCGGAGGTCGCGGTGCTGGACCGGGTGACCAGCGAAGAGGTCGGCCGGATCACGATCAACCTCACGCAGCCTGAGCGGCAGTACACGGTCGGCGACTACCGGATGACGGTGACGGCGTACTACCCCGACTTCGGCCTCGACGCCGACGGGAAGCCCACCACCAGGTCCAGCCGGGTGACCAACCCGGGCATGGTGCTGGAGATCGCGCCGCCCGCGGGCGAGCCGTTCACCACCTGGTTCTTCCCGCTCTACCCGGCGATGGAGTTCGATGCGACCACCCCGGTGAAGTTCAACACCCTGAGCATCGACCCGATCTCGACCTCGGGCCTGCAGGTGAAGAAGGACCTGGGCATTCCCGTGATCTACCTGGGCCTGATCGTCATCACGCTGGGCGTCTTCGCCACGTTCTACATCGCCCACCGGCGGTACTGGGCCTTCGTCGAGGACGGCCTGGTGGTCGTGGGCGGCTGGACCAACCGCAACCACGGCTCCTTCGAGCGGGAGACCCGCCAGATCGCGCACCTTCTTGATCCCGAGCGGTACGCAATCGGCGATGAGATGGAGGGAGAAGAGCGATGA
- a CDS encoding tetratricopeptide repeat protein has product MATCPSCGSAFSGEYCDICGAPAGDEPRTARAKPTQATPAQASFAQATPPRAKPSSRSGARAQPAFAPEARRPGRTTAIALLGAALFGAGFLSGLFVGQATQAPASGLQPNLGVSQATIDAMTPLAQANYFMETGVAMLNQGQRSAAVSEFRKAITAFKAVLEAEPDNLYAGTYLGLTYYYAGDDEQARQALEAVLERDPNYLWAIFNLAWIHDVEKRTADALALYQRYLDVVDQERQNPLKYAEQSELIDKQIGAAQQAVARLTGGGNGN; this is encoded by the coding sequence ATGGCGACTTGTCCATCCTGCGGCAGTGCGTTCTCGGGCGAATACTGCGACATCTGCGGCGCCCCGGCCGGCGACGAGCCCAGGACCGCACGGGCGAAGCCCACACAGGCGACGCCGGCACAGGCTTCGTTCGCACAGGCGACGCCCCCACGGGCGAAGCCCTCATCCAGGTCGGGCGCCAGGGCTCAGCCTGCTTTTGCACCGGAGGCCAGGCGGCCGGGCCGGACCACCGCCATTGCCCTCCTGGGAGCGGCGCTCTTCGGCGCCGGCTTCCTGAGCGGCCTGTTCGTCGGGCAGGCGACCCAGGCTCCGGCATCCGGGCTCCAGCCCAACCTGGGCGTCAGCCAGGCGACCATCGACGCGATGACCCCGCTGGCGCAGGCGAACTACTTCATGGAGACCGGCGTCGCCATGCTGAACCAGGGGCAGCGGTCGGCCGCCGTGTCCGAGTTCCGCAAGGCGATCACCGCGTTCAAGGCCGTCCTTGAGGCGGAGCCGGACAACCTCTACGCCGGCACCTACCTCGGCCTCACCTACTACTACGCGGGGGACGATGAGCAGGCCAGGCAGGCGCTCGAGGCGGTGCTCGAGCGCGACCCCAACTACCTCTGGGCGATCTTCAACCTGGCCTGGATTCATGACGTGGAGAAGCGGACCGCCGACGCGCTGGCCCTCTACCAGCGGTACCTGGACGTGGTGGACCAGGAGCGCCAGAACCCGCTGAAGTACGCTGAGCAGAGCGAGCTGATCGACAAGCAGATCGGGGCGGCGCAGCAGGCGGTCGCCCGACTCACCGGGGGAGGGAACGGGAATTGA
- a CDS encoding redoxin domain-containing protein: MRRYPTYKRVTSAITLILAAIWFGYVLLWPNTNATAGSGVPVGGPAPDFELKTVEGETYRLSDLKGKAVMLNFFATWCTYCKAEMPVLQEAYEKYRDQGFLILAIDLDESDLAITTFRDQYGLTFPIVVDRGSNVSQRYQIVPLPTSYFVDRSGIVRAKWTGAIDKAQMEALLKQIL, translated from the coding sequence TTGAGGCGCTACCCCACCTACAAGCGGGTGACCTCGGCGATCACCCTGATTCTCGCAGCGATCTGGTTCGGCTACGTGCTGCTGTGGCCCAACACCAACGCGACGGCCGGATCCGGGGTTCCGGTGGGCGGCCCGGCGCCGGACTTCGAGCTCAAGACCGTCGAGGGTGAGACCTACCGGCTCTCCGACCTGAAGGGCAAGGCGGTCATGCTGAACTTCTTCGCCACGTGGTGCACGTACTGCAAGGCGGAGATGCCGGTGCTGCAGGAGGCCTACGAGAAGTACCGCGATCAGGGCTTCCTGATCCTCGCCATCGACCTGGACGAGAGCGACCTGGCGATCACGACATTCCGGGACCAGTACGGGCTCACCTTCCCCATCGTGGTGGACCGGGGGAGCAACGTGAGCCAGCGCTACCAGATCGTGCCTCTCCCGACCTCGTACTTCGTGGACAGGAGCGGCATCGTGCGGGCCAAGTGGACCGGAGCGATCGATAAGGCGCAGATGGAAGCGTTGTTGAAGCAGATTCTCTAG